From Ficedula albicollis isolate OC2 chromosome 5, FicAlb1.5, whole genome shotgun sequence, one genomic window encodes:
- the LOC101819479 gene encoding proto-oncogene Mas-like → MEVTTMSTSPASPTEEDNLCEIDVTNVAIHSVTLLICLCGLIGNGAVLCLLSLKIRNSAVFDLAFGDSLFLLITVPAALLFLVEDVSCSPIMPLTYMSFLFQLSVVFFYWGLYRLTQSRNVVDMYDLCKLCCRCELPIRLWWMVDSVQYWAFFALFTVIPMVTSLCPSHEQGHCRAALISMYAIILLLFAAPVLISSSILLIKAKRGSQQQHPKRRDIVVFITVLFTLLLGLCNFLQQLGYILVPFQFFFLLTCIHSSIKPYIYFLAGRCWSPCSMGSLRLSLQRVFEEKKEKTTCSHGATIDTVI, encoded by the coding sequence ATGGAGGTGACCACCATGTCCACATCTCCTGCCTCACCCACTGAAGAGGACAATCTCTGTGAGATAGATGTCACCAATGTGGCCATTCACAGTGTGACACTGCTCATCTGCCTCTGTGGGCtgattgggaatggggctgtcCTCTGCCTCCTCAGCCTGAAAATCCGTAACTCTGCTGTCTTTGACCTGGCTTTTGGCGactctctcttccttctcatcacagtccctgctgccctccttttCCTGGTGGAGGACGTGTCCTGCTCTCCTATCATGCCCCTGACATACATGagcttccttttccagctgtcagTGGTCTTCTTCTACTGGGGGCTGTACCGTCTGACTCAGAGCAGAAATGTGGTAGATATGTACGACCTCTGCAAACTCTGCTGCCGCTGTGAACTTCCAATACGCCTGTGGTGGATGGTGGATAGCGTCCAGTACTGGGCCTTCTTTGCTCTCTTCACTGTGATTCCCATGgtgacatccctgtgcccatcccatgAGCAGGGGCATTGCCGGGCAGCTCTCATCTCCATGTACGCCAtcatcctgctcctctttgCTGCACCCGTGCTCATTTCCAGCTCGATCCTCCTCATCAAGGCCAAGcgtggctcccagcagcagcatcccaagAGACGAGACATTGTTGTCTTCATCACTGTGCTCTTCACTCTCCTTCTCGGCCTCTGcaatttcctgcagcagcttggcTACATCCTTGTGCCCttccagttttttttcctgctcacctgcatccacagcagcatcaaACCCTATATCTACTTCCTcgcagggaggtgctggagtccCTGCTCCATGGGGTCCCTCCGGCTCTCTCTCCAGAGGGTCTTcgaggagaagaaagaaaaaaccacctGCAGCCATGGTGCCACCATAGACACAGTGATCTAA